The DNA segment GTCGCCGAAGCTCTCGCACGTGGGCCCCATGCCGGCCAGGGCGAGTGCCATCTCCCGGTGCGCCACGTCCGATCCGGGCAGCGCGAAGTGGTCGTCCACGTCGGGGACGCTCACCACCACGTTGGTCGCGCCGGAGAGGTACGAACGCGGGGCGGCGACCACGACGTCGGCCCGGGCGGCGATCGACGTGAAGGCGACGCCCGCGGGGACGGGCCGGCGGTTGAGCTGGCGGACGAAGTCCGACGTCTCGGCCAGCTGGGCGACCGCCTCCCACGTCGGGTCGATCGGGACGACGCCGGCGCGGGCCAGGACGGACCCCGCCTCCAGCGCCCGCTGGCCGTGCTTCGACAGCCCGAGCAGGGCCACACCGGTGGCCAGGTCGGCGCCGTGGTGCGGCGAGCCGAGGGTGGTGACGCGCTCCACGCCCGGGGGCGCCCGCGACCCGAGCGCCGACCGCACCACCATGCCGCCCTGGGAGTGGGCGATGACGTCGATGGGCACGCCGGGGTCCTCGGCGTGCATGCGCTCGAGCAGCTCGCGCAGCCGCCGCCCCGACCGGTGGAGGTCGACCCCGGTGTCGGCGGCGATGTACGGATGCTCGGCGACCGTGCCGCCGCGGTACGAGAAGCGCACCCGGTCGGCGTCCGCGTAGCCGAGGCCGACCGTGTCCACGTCGTCGACGGCCGCCCGCGACGAGGTGGACCCGAGCCCGGCGACCAGGACCACCTTCCGCCTGCCCCCCGGGCGCGGGGGCGCCAGGGCGGGCGGCGTGCACGTGTCCCGTCGGGCCCACCACTCCAGCCCCATCCGGGTGATGCGCGCCGGCGCCGCCAGCATCGACATGGCGGCCGGCACCCACACGCGCAGCTCCTCGGTCGAGAAGGCGCCGGGCAGGGTGGCGGCGACGGCGTCCGCCGCGCCGGTGACCGCCTCCCCGGCGGCCCATGCCACCGCGTCGGCGCCGACGGCCACGCCCCGGCGGGCGGCGCCGAGGAGGCGGCGCAGCCCCGACCGCTCGTCGTCC comes from the Acidimicrobiales bacterium genome and includes:
- a CDS encoding peptidoglycan DD-metalloendopeptidase family protein; the encoded protein is MGRFPALAVAVATATAVAATAPAAAAAAEVPAAAAAAPEAVAYVPPVDAPVAGGFRPPAAPYGAGNRGLDYATAPGTPVRAAAAGQVSFAGPVGTGLHVVVLHADGVRTSYSFLAALAVRRGDRVAAGDTVGASGPSLHFGARAGDAYLDPAVLLAGRAGATVRLVPDDQRAMGSEDDERSGLRRLLGAARRGVAVGADAVAWAAGEAVTGAADAVAATLPGAFSTEELRVWVPAAMSMLAAPARITRMGLEWWARRDTCTPPALAPPRPGGRRKVVLVAGLGSTSSRAAVDDVDTVGLGYADADRVRFSYRGGTVAEHPYIAADTGVDLHRSGRRLRELLERMHAEDPGVPIDVIAHSQGGMVVRSALGSRAPPGVERVTTLGSPHHGADLATGVALLGLSKHGQRALEAGSVLARAGVVPIDPTWEAVAQLAETSDFVRQLNRRPVPAGVAFTSIAARADVVVAAPRSYLSGATNVVVSVPDVDDHFALPGSDVAHREMALALAGMGPTCESFGDVALDALSGEAIGTAEDAGSGVLAWKARGGGRAKPATTAPGRATDDTRPPR